A window of Phragmites australis chromosome 2, lpPhrAust1.1, whole genome shotgun sequence genomic DNA:
tccttaatattttttaaacacTTAACCATAAGTAAATAGCATTGTTCGTTACCTAAGATGTGCAAAGTAATTTTGGAGTAACATCACGAAAGCTTCTCTGGCGACCTGCGCTGCCCTGCATGCGGGGGCTAGGTTTCGGCCCCACATGCCAGTCACGACTGCAGCCACGACAACTCGTCCGGCGGCGAGCGCTCACGTGACCGCCGTACCCCCAAGAACATTCAAACCAGCTGCCCTCAACCTGACACGCGAcctcaaaaaaaaatctgagaGAGACGCCCAACCGAGCGTGCAACAGACTGACATGCGGGTCACACCTCCGTGTCCCAGGCGTCAGTTACTTTTATCTGCATGCCGTGTCGTTCCGTTTCCGCGCACCAAATCCTTGGCCTCTCTTGCGAGCACTACAGCGACAGAAACGGAACGGATGCTGCGCAAAAGGTTCATTGCCATGTGGGGTCATATGGctctggtggttttcctgggCCACATGTCAGCTGGCTAGTTCAACATCTGGTCTGGACGTGACGGCGTTATTATTTAATACCGTGTAGGTGGTTGCGCGCGCGCTCGCTCGCAAATGGATCGCGTGTGGCAACCAGACAGGGCAAAATCCTTTTTCCCGCTTTTGCCCTTGTGATATCGGCTTCTTTGAGTTCAAGAACACGCTGTACTTTGCAGCAATCATCGAGGATGGAGAAATTGTCAATTGCAGTTTCGATTTTTTTCCATCACTTTTATAATTATTCGATTTATATCACgagttttaaaaattattaggcTTATACCAATTAAACCAGTGTCATAAATCTAATTTTTTCTGGAGGGATCATTTTGAGACATATCACTTTTCATAATGAtatcacacttttttttttatcgtcCAGCATTGTTAAACACTACGTGTTGTTGCTCAAATGTTGCAGCTTCCAAGAGAAAATAGATACACGAACGACTATAGTTAATGGTCTGAGCTCACAGAACTACCGTTTTGATACCAACAAATGCAACCAAAATTTGGCTATTTAGGCTCCAAATAATATATACTGTTACTTATTTTGCAGGTAAGTCTATCTTACTGAttccttttttatattttgtcaAGGCTTAGCTTTTCTACGTAGGAATTCAATAGAAGCACTACAAATAATTTGGAGCTTCTTTGAAATTGTAGCCTATTTGGCCCTTTACCTATGCTGCACTTAATATTGCGTAAATTTGTGAAACATGCATTCATAATTCTGTTGTTAcaagaaaataatatttttggaaGTCACATTTTTTCcaacttttttataaaaatataggaCACGCAATTTAAGACTTGCCTTCTTTGCCTCTATTATCACATATTTTCGCACCTGCATTCATAAATAATTCTTTTAGCAACCATATTCTCTCATAATTCCAAACTTTTCAAGTATGATAGCAATGTCTTTATTTTCTTGCTCATGGTTATAAACTCCTGGTCCTTGTTTCAACTGAAAgtatatcttatatttttttaaatggagGAAGTACTTTATATATTGagatgatatatatttttatgaacGGCATCAGTGCACATACAGTTTCCAAAACAAGTAAAATGTAGAGCATATCATAAAGCAATAAAAAATCTATGCAAAGCCTCTCTAAAAATGAACACCATAGTACCACAAAGGTGTTGCATGCAAATATAACACATCACACCATCCATGCAGATGCAAttccagaaaaaaaataaaataaagaaaaacactaaaatTCCCGTTAAGCCCTCGACTCAACGCACACGCCCCCAATATTTAATCGTCACCAGCACCCACTATTCCATCTATTTTTCCTTTGCCCCCACACTTCCATCGCCGAAGCCCAGCTCggtctcttctcttctcctctcctctcctctcctctcctctcgtctTCCTTCTCACCACGTCCCAAGCGCTCCCCTTCCCCCACCTCTCCTCTCGCCGCAGCCCTTGGAGTCGCCTAGGATTACTTCCGTCTCCGAGCGCGTCGCCGCCACGTCGCCCGTGGCCATGGTGATCTCGGCCGagccgcccccgccgcctcccccggATCCCATCGCCGACGCCGCCGTGACGGCTGctgtggaggcggcggcggcggccacgtCGAACGCTCGCCAGGCTGTGTTCTCCTCGTTCCCGTCGCTCAAGACGTGGGGGAGCCACCGCGTCCTGCGCTGCGCCCACGTCAACCGCGCCTCCGCTAGGCGCTCCCCTGAGAAGCTCGACGAGGTCAAGGAGAATCTCCTCTGCCATCTCCGCGGGGTGGCGGCAGGAAGCGATGCCGCCGACGCTGACGCGGCTGTGGCGGAGACGGCGGTCGCGGAGCCTGCCGCCTCGCGACCGTGGAAGCTGCGCACTCGGCGGCGCCGCCCAGCGGTGGCGCCTTCTCCGAGCGCCTCACCGCCGCCCGAGCGGAGGGCATCGAGGGCCCGCGCGGAGGCCCTCGACCGGCCGCGGTTCTCGGTGACGCTCACCACCGAGGAGATCGAGGAGGACATCTACGCCTTCACCGGCGtacgcgcgcgccgccgcccgcggcgGCGACCCCGCCCCGTGCAGAAGCAGCTCGATGTGAGTCCGTGGCCCGTTTCCTTCCTCACTTTCCACCTCCAGGGACCTGTTTGTAATTTCGTGAAACCTCGCGCCGCCAGATTCTATTCCCCGGTTCGTGGCTGTCGGAGATCACCGTCGAGTCCTACCGGGTGCCGGACGATCGGCGAGGCTAAACCAACGGGGCTCCGGCCGCCGCTCCACCAATCATCGTCGAGCCGTCGACGAGGAAGCAAGAATCCCAAAGGCAAACCAACCAATCACGAGCTGGTGCTGTTAATTCTCTCGACTGGTTTCTTCTCCCTTGTGCTGGTGCCTGTTGATGACATCTTGGGCCACCTTTTAATTATCAATTGATTGAATAGAGTGCTAGTAGTAGTAAGCCGCTGGTGACATGTAGTAAGTTCGCATTAGCATCAGAAGGACGTAAGGGATAGCTTGGTCACTTTGGTGCGTGATGGTACATTTCTTACGGCtgatttattttagtttaaGATTGTGAGAATAGTCTAATAGATTATGTAAATACTTCTTCTCATTAGATTATGAACTATTTAATTTTGTAGTATAATTTGACTGATAGATTGTAAGAATCAATTTTTATATTGAGATTGTTTGTTTTTCTTACATTTAGAGCTAGAATCTAtcattaaaataaaaacaaatatggCCTTAGCACCTGAGTTCCAATGTTAATGCTACCTGCCTGCCTGCAATCGTCGGTTCCTTCTCCTGTTCTCCATGAATTGCACTGTTCCTGCTCAAACCTGGAAGAACTAGTGGATTCGTTCTATACTTGGAGCACATCGTGAATTCTGCGATCGATATAGTAGACAGTTATTCAGGCAAAAAATATGGTCTTGACATTTTTGGAAGCGATGATTAGTCCATATGGTTATTTTTGGTCGCATACCGGGTGAGCTTTTATCGGCAACGGTGTAGTTTGCTGACGAGCCTCATGGAGGAGACTTTACAGCTGTTCGGCTGACGTGTGGGACCGACCAGCGCCGGAACCGAACAGTTTGTGGAAACCCTGGCACCGCTCGCCGGTGGGCAGGGCCTTTCCGTTGCCTGTTTTTAGCGCCCGATAGGGCCCACCCGTCAGGAGCCTGGGTTAGTTTGACACATACTAGGTAATCACGGTCGTGGACCGTCCAGTCTGGTGATTCCGCGCGGCTTGCTCGCGCGGCTTGcttgctcg
This region includes:
- the LOC133895860 gene encoding uncharacterized protein LOC133895860, yielding MVISAEPPPPPPPDPIADAAVTAAVEAAAAATSNARQAVFSSFPSLKTWGSHRVLRCAHVNRASARRSPEKLDEVKENLLCHLRGVAAGSDAADADAAVAETAVAEPAASRPWKLRTRRRRPAVAPSPSASPPPERRASRARAEALDRPRFSVTLTTEEIEEDIYAFTGVRARRRPRRRPRPVQKQLDILFPGSWLSEITVESYRVPDDRRG